From Scleropages formosus chromosome 25, fSclFor1.1, whole genome shotgun sequence, a single genomic window includes:
- the LOC108921602 gene encoding sentrin-specific protease 3-like: protein MLKTSGMRSRSLAGRRCTWLWVPLAVSLQRRRSLRWLPLPAGRRRRGAQKRAAHGGPGVPGRRRRREELILRSQVRSSIPASTATSTVESLGDSLLPGAAPALKGRGQKAMAAKGRANTPCQEKWLRQAPKHRRRARCLLMRPRRWRVSVSPWGTTGGTLLRWHRERRKAGSRTQRAEPYRSLSAPASASSCVAKKPEVRCTPNSEPWLACGHNSVASEEEPTVCRAFLVHMSQPGQQGGSLPLLSGRTLAPKPCSSAGLNHPYVDQTVRRGRDTEGRGENGLTVEKVLDPIEGSAPQAQGTKDFEGNGHTSLCLTPPLEDCEATGGERSEVIQEVAPKNHQVGKKELMELIHEFLEDFYKTYGSFIPLSRGDVLDHLRQKLKSDLSAWMVFISKEVDRYQVVITAAHLPCFTVTHNRHMLTLDDLTTLDSQNWVNDQVINMYGELIMEAVNHKAHFFNTFFYNQLATRGYEGVKRWTKNVDLFSKTLLLIPIHLESHWSLVSVDLVSYSIHFYDSQGLVFQQAMESILHYITTEAKEKQHAAFQRGWVLMTNRWMPQQKNDGDCGVFLLEYCKCLALRRPLRFSQQHMPKIRKRIYKELCECKLTQ, encoded by the exons ATGCTGAAGACTTCAGGCATGAGGAGCAGGAGCCTCGCGGGTCGTCGCTGCACCTGGCTGTGGGTCCCACTTGCCGTGAGCCTCCAGAGGCGCCGGTCGCTCCGTTGGCTGCCCCTCCCTGCGGGTCGGAGGAGACGCGGCGCCCAGAAACGCGCCGCACACGGAGGCCCCGGGGTCCCTGGCAGGAGGAGGCGAAGGGAGGAGTTGATCCTACGTTCCCAGGTCCGATCTAGCATCCCGGCTTCAACCGCAACAAGCACCGTAGAGTCCCTGGGAGACAGCCTTCTCCCTGGTGCTGCACCCGCCCTCAAAGGTCGAGGGCAAAAGGCGATGGCGGCGAAGGGCAGAGCTAACACACCGTGCCAGGAGAAGTGGCTTAGGCAGGCACCCAAACACCGGCGGAGGGCTCGATGCCTGCTGATGAGGCCAAGGAGGTGGAGAGTCAGCGTCTCTCCCTGGGGCACGACAGGGGGGACTCTTCTGCGCTGGCACAGGGAGCGCAGGAAGGCAGGAAGCCGGACCCAGAGGGCGGAGCCATACCGCTCCCTGTCTGCTCCCGCCTCAGCGAGCAGCTGTGTGGCCAAAAAGCCAGAGGTCCGGTGCACTCCGAACAGCGAGCCTTGGTTGGCATGTGGACACAACAGCGTGGCTTCAGAAGAGGAGCCCACAGTGTGCAGAGCTTTCCTGGTCCACATGTCCCAACCAGGGCAGCAGGGCGGCAGTTTGCCTCTCCTCAGCGGCAGAACTCTGGCACCCAAACCCTGCAGCTCCGCTGGGCTGAACCATCCCTATGTGGACCAAACGGTGAGACGAGGACGAGAcacagaggggaggggagagaatGGCCTTACGGTGGAGAAGGTGCTGGATCCCATCGAAGGAAGTGCTCCCCAGGCACAGGGTACGAAGGACTTTGAAGGAAATGGCCACACCTCCCTATGCCTCACCCCCCCACTGGAGGACTGCGAGGCCACTGGTGGTGAAAGATCTGAAGTGATACAGGAGGTGGCTCCCAAAAACCATCAAGTTGGCAAGAAGGAGTTAATGGAGCTCATTCATG AATTTCTGGAAGACTTCTACAAAACATATGGAAGCTTTATCCCCTTGAGCAGAGGTGATGTTCTGGACCATCTGAGGCAGAAGTTGAAGAGTGACCTCAGCGCCTG GATGGTGTTCATCAGCAAGGAGGTGGACAGGTACCAGGTGGTCATCACCGCCGCACACCTCCCATGTTTCACAGTGACCCACAACAGACACATGCTGACCCTGGATGATCTGACCACGCTGGACAGCCAGAACTGGGTCAATGACCAG GTGATAAACATGTATGGAGAGTTAATAATGGAGGCTGTTAACCACAAA GCCCATTTTTTCAACACCTTTTTCTACAATCAGCTTGCAACCAGAGGGTATGAAGGAGTGAAGCGATGGACCAAAAAT GTGGACCTCTTCTCCAAGACATTGCTGCTGATCCCCATCCACTTGGAGAGCCACTGGAGTCTGGTCAGTGTGGACCTGGTCAGCTACAGCATTCATTTCTATGACTCCCAGGGCCTCGTGTTTCAGCAAGCCATGGAG AGCATCTTACACTACATAACGACCGAAGCAAAGGAGAAGCAGCATGCAGCATTCCAAAGGGGCTGGGTGCTGATGACAAACAGG TGGATGCCTCAACAGAAAAATGATGGTGACTGTGGTGTTTTCCTTCTAGAG TACTGTAAATGCTTGGCTTTGAGAAGGCCATTGAGGTTCTCTCAGCAGCACATGCCCAAAATCCGGAAGAGGATCTATAAGGAGCTCTGTGAGTGCAAGCTCACCCAATGa
- the ncbp2 gene encoding nuclear cap-binding protein subunit 2 — MSSHLNALNSDSYIEISQYRDQHFKGNRYEQEKLLKQSSTLYVGNLSFYTTEEQVYELFSKSGDVKRIIIGLDKIKKTACGFCFVEYYTRGDAENAMRFINGTRLDDRIIRTDWDAGFREGRQYGRGKSGGQVRDEYRQDYDPARGGYGKLTQLQRNPEGRNKF; from the exons ATGTCTTCTCATCTGAATGCTCTGAACAGTGACTCCTACATCGAAATAAGCCAATACAGGGACCAGCATTTCAAG GGGAACCGCTACGAGCAGGAGAAGCTGCTGAAGCAGAGCAGCACGCTGTACGTGGGGAACCTGTCCTTCTACACGACCGAGGAGCAGGTCTACGAGCTCTTCTCCAAGAGCGGGGACGTCAAGAGGATCATCATCGGCCTGGACAAGATCAAGAAGACGGCCTGTGGCTTCTGCTTCGTCGA ATACTACACCAGAGGTGATGCCGAGAATGCTATGAGGTTCATCAATGGAACACGGCTGGACGACCGCATCATCCGAACAGACTGGGATGCTGGGTTCCGGGAGGGCCGGCAGTACGGTCGTGGCAAGTCAGGGGGTCAG GTGAGAGATGAGTACAGACAGGATTACGACCCTGCCCGAGGTGGATATGGGAAATTAACTCAACTCCAAAGAAATCCAGAGGGAAGGAACAAATTTTAA